A window from Akkermansia muciniphila encodes these proteins:
- a CDS encoding SDR family NAD(P)-dependent oxidoreductase, protein MRRVFISGGHGGLARAAVECFTAAGWEADAPSHAEMDVEDRSAVHRWFDRHPAYDLVVCAAGITRDRPFLKQTEKEWDGVMNVNVTGAAWCARCAAAAMIRENRAGQVVMIGSYAALRPAPSQAAYAASKSALEGLVKSLAQEWGREGIRVNLVLPGFMLTEMTAGLRESVKKEALSRHVLGRFNTPEKAAAFLLFLQEILTAASGQVFDLDSRIV, encoded by the coding sequence ATGAGAAGAGTGTTCATCAGCGGCGGTCACGGCGGTTTGGCGCGGGCTGCCGTGGAATGTTTTACCGCCGCCGGCTGGGAGGCGGATGCTCCGTCCCATGCGGAGATGGACGTGGAGGACCGCTCTGCCGTGCACCGCTGGTTTGACCGGCATCCCGCCTATGATTTGGTAGTCTGTGCCGCCGGAATCACCAGGGACAGGCCATTCCTGAAACAGACGGAGAAGGAATGGGACGGGGTGATGAACGTGAACGTGACGGGTGCGGCCTGGTGCGCCCGCTGTGCCGCCGCGGCTATGATACGGGAGAACCGGGCAGGGCAGGTGGTGATGATCGGTTCCTATGCGGCGCTTCGTCCGGCACCCTCCCAGGCGGCCTATGCCGCTTCCAAGTCCGCCCTGGAAGGGTTGGTGAAGAGCCTGGCGCAGGAGTGGGGAAGGGAAGGAATCCGCGTTAACCTGGTGCTGCCGGGTTTCATGCTGACGGAGATGACGGCGGGGCTGAGGGAGAGCGTGAAGAAGGAGGCTTTATCCAGGCATGTGCTGGGCAGGTTTAATACGCCGGAGAAGGCAGCGGCGTTCCTGCTGTTTTTACAGGAGATTCTCACGGCGGCTTCCGGCCAGGTGTTTGATCTGGACAGCCGGATTGTCTGA
- a CDS encoding beta-ketoacyl synthase N-terminal-like domain-containing protein, translated as MIEGGKSLGSPEPRVCGLGLASGFGMGAAAHLDGVRKGRRVLRPLRELWGEGHPWAEVLSGWIPDRKLLCSRRNGPASQLALLLARQAVEEAGWGEDELKDAALIVGSSRGNASGWLSPWPGRRSMKILAVPNSLHSELASCVSIEMGIHGPYHVLASGCAAGLDAVGMAAMLMRQGLAVRALAIGLDLPLCRELLGTYWASGMLSRNGVNDPYGPGADGMCISEGGAAVALEMSAEPGIYVKDYLVNSDAYSPLGMPEDGKGMGALLEGVLRNWDGSVPLTVCPHASGTAGNAASERAALKRVFGGCLPDLRMMKPWTGHAIGGSGILELALMLAFIREGVLPPNPEWVSSPDGGVSSAEELPLQGRRLLVKSAASMGGHNVVLSLAVDGHSYYEES; from the coding sequence ATGATTGAGGGGGGTAAAAGTCTCGGGAGTCCGGAGCCGCGGGTTTGCGGCCTGGGGCTGGCTTCCGGGTTTGGCATGGGGGCGGCAGCCCATCTGGACGGGGTGAGGAAGGGGCGCAGGGTGTTGAGACCGTTGAGGGAATTATGGGGAGAAGGGCATCCCTGGGCGGAGGTGTTGAGCGGATGGATTCCGGACAGGAAGCTTTTATGCAGCCGCAGGAACGGTCCTGCATCCCAACTGGCATTGCTGCTGGCGCGGCAGGCTGTGGAGGAAGCCGGGTGGGGTGAGGATGAACTGAAGGACGCGGCCCTGATTGTGGGGAGCTCCCGCGGGAATGCCTCCGGCTGGCTGAGCCCGTGGCCCGGGCGGCGGTCCATGAAGATTCTGGCGGTTCCCAATTCCCTGCACAGCGAGCTTGCTTCCTGCGTCAGCATAGAAATGGGCATTCACGGTCCTTATCACGTGCTGGCGAGCGGATGCGCAGCCGGGCTGGATGCTGTGGGCATGGCCGCCATGCTGATGCGGCAGGGGCTTGCCGTCCGGGCTCTGGCGATCGGCCTGGATTTGCCCCTGTGCCGGGAATTGCTGGGGACGTACTGGGCCTCCGGCATGCTTTCCCGCAATGGAGTGAATGATCCTTATGGCCCCGGCGCAGACGGCATGTGCATTTCCGAGGGGGGAGCGGCCGTGGCACTGGAGATGTCTGCCGAACCCGGCATATACGTAAAGGATTATCTGGTGAATTCCGATGCTTACAGCCCTTTGGGGATGCCGGAGGACGGAAAGGGCATGGGCGCCCTGCTGGAGGGCGTCCTGCGGAATTGGGATGGGAGCGTACCCCTGACCGTGTGTCCCCATGCCAGCGGGACGGCAGGTAATGCCGCTTCCGAACGTGCTGCGCTGAAACGGGTTTTTGGAGGCTGTTTACCGGATTTGAGGATGATGAAGCCATGGACGGGCCATGCCATTGGCGGCAGCGGTATTCTGGAACTGGCCCTGATGCTGGCTTTTATCAGGGAGGGCGTCTTGCCACCCAATCCGGAATGGGTTAGTTCCCCGGACGGAGGGGTTTCCTCCGCGGAGGAGTTGCCTTTGCAGGGAAGACGGCTGCTGGTTAAATCCGCCGCGTCCATGGGCGGCCATAATGTGGTGCTGAGCCTGGCCGTGGACGGGCATTCCTATTATGAAGAATCCTGA
- a CDS encoding YfhO family protein gives MEPASSRPVLTSLASMAFALAALFLFLAVRGIWPLGGHFLEYMDNGQLVYPTLKYYASALMSGVCDGSFFYDVNSGAGIRVSPTLPHQLLVPSTWIAVALGDSFLLKDMVWVMLADVMCACLTASWFLRRVFPSLSVCWTVLLTAGYALGGFFQTKYGFMQFLDHAAMFPLFALGLYRLVNGGKGWLYAVGLFLLATSLYSAFMAVVLGWLFAWAFTLPLKGTEERRVRLARVFWYTAAVTLATCYYWLPMMDMSRDSMRSLFMTAPTFFELTWPFDPPKFLERLYACLPGMACASLVAVYLAYGRKDAPASDQGRRLFLLLLGASVLPAFIEPLHRAAHLWSYVDFPVRFGFIPNLVGVSFCAWILSGGRLPEPVGRGWGWGLCLGLPAAAFAVSLLVLSVTEIDLAVRLLPLLFFMCAWLCWRHVKGGKLAWSIAAVMMLGLPVGAAAFWKRGEEEKAAVQTLHAEWLARRMDGCAGLLRVKDRDRLLVDNSACLGPVPSISNFRHTTSIAHFRFLKNLGYRDEFTRTYGQGGTLFSDLLLGNGFVLASRPVEGMENVLSGQGMYLYRLPGARWGMVVPQNALGLRLDAEADVFTNLNALHAALCPSAEGPLYVPVEVRAEKDGNGYKGRIPECPGAVYGFPQTDIDDFLVNGLAVPIMAVAQKKPGWTGRTYNGVLELKQAGRAGETIVEGTMRRPVEIPLLAATARVPEQEVPVLGREQDKHGLEVRGQGGHVEAVLSAGKGEALMIPVVYDRGWKAECNGVEAPIEKVGELMAVRLDEGRNRVVFDYYPPLLKVALLVSAGAVVFFLLYAWRVRRHPESLLGKLAVAAGYRLFLCCSALVLGAVYIGSVVLFIVQSLGM, from the coding sequence ATGGAACCCGCTTCATCCCGTCCGGTATTGACGTCCCTGGCATCCATGGCGTTCGCCCTGGCGGCGCTGTTCCTGTTTCTGGCGGTGCGGGGTATCTGGCCGCTTGGGGGCCATTTTCTGGAGTACATGGATAACGGGCAGCTCGTCTATCCCACATTGAAGTATTACGCGTCCGCCCTGATGTCCGGCGTGTGCGACGGCTCCTTTTTTTATGATGTCAATTCCGGTGCGGGCATTCGCGTAAGTCCCACGCTGCCGCACCAGCTGCTGGTTCCATCCACCTGGATTGCCGTGGCGCTGGGGGATTCCTTCCTGTTGAAGGACATGGTCTGGGTGATGCTTGCGGATGTAATGTGCGCCTGCCTGACGGCCTCCTGGTTCCTGAGGCGCGTGTTCCCCTCCCTGTCCGTGTGCTGGACCGTGCTCCTGACGGCGGGATATGCGCTTGGGGGATTTTTCCAGACCAAGTACGGATTCATGCAGTTTCTGGACCATGCGGCCATGTTCCCCCTGTTTGCCCTGGGCCTTTACCGGCTGGTAAACGGAGGAAAGGGATGGCTGTACGCCGTGGGGCTTTTTCTGCTGGCTACCTCCCTGTACAGCGCGTTCATGGCCGTCGTGCTCGGCTGGCTGTTCGCGTGGGCCTTCACGCTGCCCCTGAAGGGGACGGAGGAACGCCGCGTACGGCTGGCCCGCGTGTTCTGGTACACGGCGGCGGTGACGCTGGCGACTTGCTATTACTGGCTGCCGATGATGGACATGAGCCGGGATTCCATGCGCTCCCTGTTCATGACTGCGCCCACGTTTTTTGAGCTGACGTGGCCGTTTGACCCTCCCAAGTTCCTGGAACGCCTTTATGCGTGCCTGCCGGGAATGGCGTGTGCCTCCCTGGTGGCCGTCTATCTGGCTTACGGGAGGAAGGATGCCCCGGCATCGGACCAGGGGAGGCGGTTGTTCCTTCTCCTGCTGGGAGCGTCCGTGCTGCCTGCGTTCATTGAACCCCTTCACCGGGCCGCCCATTTGTGGAGCTATGTGGATTTCCCCGTCCGGTTCGGGTTCATCCCCAATCTGGTGGGGGTCTCCTTCTGCGCCTGGATTTTGTCCGGCGGCAGGTTGCCTGAACCGGTGGGGCGCGGTTGGGGGTGGGGGCTGTGTCTGGGTCTTCCTGCGGCGGCTTTTGCCGTTTCCCTGCTTGTCCTTTCTGTGACGGAGATAGACTTGGCGGTGCGTCTGCTGCCTTTACTGTTTTTTATGTGCGCGTGGCTATGCTGGCGGCATGTGAAAGGCGGGAAGCTGGCATGGTCCATCGCCGCCGTGATGATGCTGGGCCTGCCCGTGGGGGCTGCCGCATTCTGGAAACGGGGAGAAGAGGAAAAAGCCGCTGTCCAAACTCTCCATGCGGAATGGCTGGCGCGCCGCATGGACGGATGTGCCGGGCTGCTGCGCGTGAAGGACAGGGACCGCCTGCTGGTGGACAATTCCGCCTGTCTGGGTCCGGTGCCGAGCATCAGCAATTTCCGGCATACCACGAGTATAGCCCACTTCCGTTTTCTGAAAAACCTGGGGTACCGGGATGAGTTCACGCGGACGTACGGACAGGGCGGAACCCTGTTTTCAGATCTGCTGCTGGGGAATGGATTCGTGCTGGCGTCCCGCCCCGTGGAAGGAATGGAGAATGTGCTTTCCGGGCAGGGGATGTACTTATACAGGCTTCCGGGCGCCCGGTGGGGTATGGTGGTTCCCCAAAACGCCCTGGGACTGCGGCTTGATGCGGAAGCTGATGTATTCACCAACCTTAATGCCCTGCATGCGGCTCTTTGTCCGTCTGCGGAAGGTCCCCTGTATGTCCCCGTGGAAGTGCGGGCGGAGAAGGATGGGAATGGGTATAAGGGGAGGATTCCGGAATGCCCCGGCGCTGTGTACGGATTTCCGCAGACGGATATAGATGACTTCCTGGTCAATGGGCTGGCCGTCCCTATTATGGCGGTGGCGCAGAAAAAGCCGGGCTGGACGGGGCGCACCTATAACGGAGTTTTGGAATTGAAGCAGGCGGGCAGAGCCGGGGAAACTATAGTGGAGGGAACCATGCGCCGTCCGGTGGAGATTCCTCTTCTGGCGGCTACTGCGCGAGTGCCGGAGCAGGAAGTTCCTGTGCTGGGCAGGGAACAGGATAAGCACGGCCTGGAGGTACGGGGCCAGGGGGGGCATGTGGAAGCGGTTCTGTCTGCCGGAAAGGGAGAAGCTTTGATGATTCCAGTGGTTTATGACCGGGGATGGAAAGCCGAATGCAACGGAGTGGAAGCGCCCATTGAAAAAGTGGGAGAATTGATGGCGGTGCGTCTGGACGAGGGGCGTAACCGGGTGGTGTTTGATTATTATCCCCCCCTGTTAAAGGTTGCCCTGCTTGTGTCTGCGGGGGCGGTTGTGTTCTTTTTACTGTATGCATGGCGGGTGCGGCGGCATCCGGAGTCTCTCTTGGGAAAACTGGCTGTAGCCGCCGGATACCGTTTGTTCCTGTGCTGTTCCGCGCTTGTGCTGGGGGCGGTGTATATAGGGTCCGTTGTTTTGTTTATCGTGCAGTCCCTGGGAATGTGA
- a CDS encoding aminotransferase class I/II-fold pyridoxal phosphate-dependent enzyme, which translates to MKNPEQFLSELKSAGLLRVLRNVECLPGGMARIEDGREVVNLASNDYLGLARHPALVEAFSRAARDGGAGAMASRLVTGTRRAHSGLEDALAALKGTEAALSFSSGYATSLGVITSIVDREDTVLMDKLSHASLIDGARLSGARLSTFLHNDMESLRKKLERLRETNPSGGILVVTESVFSMDGDRAPLRKMVRLKDEFGALLLVDEAHGFGVLGEHGAGLGEELGVSSRIDFQMGTLSKAAGLSGGYVACSRAWADVMVNSARSLIYSTAPPPALAAAALAAVEVIRSAEGKELRRHVSVLADMLSATLGMPGRPVSSIFPVVIGENGAALEAAAALLERGFLAPAIRYPTVPRGTARLRITVTAAHRTGQIEQLGRELAELLHGS; encoded by the coding sequence ATGAAGAATCCTGAACAGTTTTTATCAGAGTTGAAGTCCGCGGGGCTGCTGCGCGTTCTGAGGAATGTGGAGTGCCTGCCCGGCGGCATGGCCCGCATTGAGGATGGGCGCGAGGTGGTCAACCTGGCGAGCAACGACTATCTGGGTCTGGCCCGTCATCCGGCGCTGGTGGAGGCGTTTTCACGCGCGGCGCGTGATGGCGGTGCGGGGGCCATGGCGTCCCGCCTGGTGACGGGGACGCGCCGGGCGCATTCCGGGCTGGAGGATGCGCTGGCTGCGTTGAAGGGAACGGAAGCCGCCCTAAGCTTCTCCTCCGGCTATGCCACCTCCCTGGGGGTGATTACCTCCATTGTGGACCGGGAGGATACGGTGCTGATGGACAAGCTGTCCCATGCCAGCCTCATTGACGGCGCGCGCTTGTCCGGAGCCCGCCTGTCCACGTTCCTGCATAATGACATGGAGTCACTGAGGAAGAAGCTGGAGCGCCTGCGAGAAACGAACCCTTCCGGCGGAATTCTGGTGGTGACGGAATCCGTCTTCAGCATGGACGGGGACCGGGCCCCCCTCCGGAAGATGGTGAGATTGAAGGATGAATTCGGCGCCCTGCTGCTGGTGGATGAAGCGCATGGATTTGGCGTACTGGGGGAACACGGGGCCGGACTGGGGGAGGAGCTGGGAGTTTCCTCCCGGATAGATTTCCAGATGGGAACTCTCAGCAAGGCTGCCGGATTGAGCGGCGGCTATGTGGCCTGTTCCCGCGCCTGGGCGGATGTGATGGTCAATTCCGCGCGGTCCCTGATTTATTCTACGGCACCACCTCCCGCTCTGGCGGCGGCCGCCCTGGCCGCAGTGGAGGTGATCCGAAGCGCGGAGGGAAAGGAGTTGCGCCGCCATGTTTCCGTGCTGGCGGATATGCTGTCTGCCACGCTGGGAATGCCCGGCAGGCCTGTTTCTTCCATCTTTCCGGTGGTGATCGGTGAAAACGGGGCTGCCCTGGAGGCGGCTGCGGCTTTACTGGAAAGGGGTTTTCTGGCTCCTGCCATACGGTACCCCACGGTGCCCCGTGGAACTGCCCGGTTGCGCATCACAGTGACGGCGGCGCACCGGACCGGGCAAATTGAGCAGCTGGGCCGCGAGCTGGCGGAACTGCTGCACGGATCATGA
- a CDS encoding alpha/beta hydrolase family protein: MTLQASGLFSLLFPVLCLSAFSASAAPPEFRAADWAVLHSPRNDQRHVSSRGIVQTMLEDIRPACGFSPEMAPEAFPAWQAKLREAMKKLMKFPPHAHLPAPVLVETAQREHYRAEKWEAYPFPGAAVPFLVLIPDAASAENPVPVVFCIPGSDQTKEELAAETSTGLSQPPVEQPGSNAMAYHYVKQGWAAIVVDNAGTGEEGDAERAAGRSSHDYENLARFLLEMDWSWLGYTSYTDQCILDWVKTRPWVQKNRIILSGFSLGTEPMMVLGILNPDIFAFVYNDFLCRTLERAKVMTMPDNRGVRSAPNSIRHLIPGFWQQFDFPDIVAALAPRPVICTEGGLDRDFKLISSAYRIAGAAENFQYRHQPKFADAAQRWQGARLPSGLDRNAFFRLANVDTRNHFFKKDLVIPWIKSLLNQEHK, translated from the coding sequence ATGACCCTTCAGGCTTCCGGACTCTTCTCCCTTCTCTTCCCAGTTCTTTGCCTCTCCGCTTTCTCCGCCTCCGCCGCGCCGCCGGAATTCCGCGCGGCAGACTGGGCGGTGCTTCACTCTCCCCGGAACGACCAGCGGCACGTCTCCTCCCGGGGCATTGTGCAAACAATGCTGGAGGACATCCGCCCGGCATGCGGTTTTTCCCCGGAGATGGCCCCGGAAGCTTTCCCCGCCTGGCAGGCCAAATTGCGGGAAGCCATGAAAAAACTGATGAAATTTCCCCCTCATGCCCACCTCCCGGCGCCTGTTCTTGTTGAAACCGCACAGAGGGAACACTACCGGGCAGAAAAATGGGAAGCCTACCCTTTCCCGGGCGCAGCCGTACCGTTTCTGGTACTCATCCCGGACGCAGCTTCAGCAGAAAACCCGGTTCCCGTGGTTTTCTGCATCCCCGGTTCCGATCAAACCAAGGAAGAACTGGCCGCGGAAACATCCACAGGCCTCTCTCAGCCTCCCGTGGAGCAGCCGGGAAGCAACGCCATGGCGTACCACTATGTGAAGCAGGGCTGGGCGGCCATCGTCGTGGACAATGCCGGGACGGGAGAGGAGGGAGACGCCGAACGCGCCGCAGGCCGTTCCTCCCACGATTATGAAAACCTGGCCCGTTTCCTGCTGGAAATGGACTGGAGCTGGCTGGGCTATACCTCCTACACGGACCAATGCATTCTGGACTGGGTAAAAACACGCCCCTGGGTACAGAAAAACCGCATCATCCTGAGCGGCTTCTCCCTGGGCACGGAACCCATGATGGTGCTTGGCATCCTGAATCCGGACATCTTTGCATTTGTGTATAATGACTTCCTGTGCCGTACCCTGGAACGAGCCAAAGTCATGACCATGCCGGACAACAGGGGCGTGCGCTCCGCGCCCAACTCCATTCGCCACCTCATACCGGGCTTCTGGCAGCAATTTGACTTTCCGGACATTGTGGCCGCTCTCGCCCCCCGCCCCGTCATCTGCACGGAAGGAGGGCTGGACAGGGATTTCAAACTCATCTCCAGCGCCTACCGTATAGCCGGGGCGGCGGAGAATTTCCAATACCGCCACCAGCCCAAATTTGCGGATGCGGCCCAACGCTGGCAGGGCGCCCGCTTGCCGTCAGGGCTGGACCGGAACGCCTTTTTCCGCCTCGCCAATGTGGATACCCGCAACCACTTCTTTAAAAAAGACCTCGTCATTCCCTGGATCAAGAGCCTTTTGAACCAGGAACATAAATAA
- a CDS encoding acyltransferase has product MSLPPADNQGKETPASYVGLDIPLSRNYGIDALRIAAMMLVLILHLLIATHVLPLENYDSASYRVGWLLEIAAYCGVNCYALITGYVCCEGSFKYERVATLWFQVIFYTVGGLVLALVFLPQAVNLESILNSFFPVLTGQYWYVTAYVGLFFFIPFLNALGRQLTKLQFQYLLVTVLVLFSVIPTLVHRDVFPVNGGYSVWWLGILYMLGMYIKKYGLFTGMKTGTLWALYAGCVCFVWSFKMILDLVSPFLIGQVRGGGTFIAYNSPFIVGTAVSLLLIFSRMRFSSRRVIACISWLAAASFSVYVIHCNVLLGKLFLWNLFGKCASPSPVMMVVKVLMMAAAVYLACSLVDSVRRYLFKAADVNRGSRAVVDFFGKLGRLCLKMCRRMFLHP; this is encoded by the coding sequence ATGAGCTTGCCTCCGGCTGATAATCAGGGAAAAGAAACCCCTGCTTCCTATGTTGGTTTGGATATTCCCCTGTCGAGAAATTATGGAATAGACGCTTTGCGCATTGCCGCCATGATGCTGGTTTTAATTCTTCATCTTTTGATCGCTACTCATGTTTTGCCGCTGGAGAATTATGATTCCGCCTCTTACAGAGTGGGATGGCTACTGGAGATCGCGGCTTATTGCGGGGTGAATTGCTATGCGCTGATTACGGGGTATGTGTGCTGTGAGGGATCGTTCAAGTATGAACGCGTAGCCACGTTATGGTTCCAGGTTATTTTTTATACGGTAGGCGGCCTGGTGCTGGCGCTGGTTTTTCTTCCCCAGGCAGTTAATCTTGAAAGTATATTGAACTCATTTTTCCCTGTTTTGACGGGTCAGTACTGGTATGTGACGGCGTATGTGGGGCTGTTTTTCTTTATTCCGTTCCTTAATGCCCTGGGGCGCCAGCTTACCAAATTGCAGTTTCAATATCTCCTTGTCACCGTACTGGTTTTATTTTCCGTGATTCCTACCCTGGTTCACAGGGATGTGTTCCCTGTGAACGGAGGATATTCCGTTTGGTGGCTGGGCATTCTCTATATGCTGGGTATGTACATCAAGAAGTATGGCTTGTTTACGGGGATGAAGACGGGCACGTTATGGGCGCTTTACGCCGGATGCGTCTGTTTTGTCTGGTCGTTTAAGATGATTCTTGATTTGGTATCCCCCTTCCTGATCGGACAGGTGAGGGGAGGCGGAACGTTTATTGCTTATAATTCTCCATTCATTGTAGGCACGGCGGTTTCCCTGCTCCTGATTTTTTCCCGCATGCGCTTTTCATCCCGCAGGGTGATTGCCTGCATCTCATGGCTGGCGGCCGCCTCGTTCAGTGTTTATGTGATCCATTGCAACGTCTTGCTGGGCAAGTTGTTTTTGTGGAATCTGTTTGGCAAATGCGCCTCTCCCTCCCCTGTGATGATGGTTGTGAAGGTGCTCATGATGGCTGCAGCGGTTTATCTGGCCTGTTCCCTTGTGGATTCCGTACGGCGCTATCTGTTTAAGGCCGCGGATGTCAACAGGGGGAGCCGTGCGGTCGTGGACTTTTTCGGGAAACTGGGCCGGCTCTGCCTGAAAATGTGCCGCAGAATGTTCCTGCATCCGTAA
- the folP gene encoding dihydropteroate synthase, with product MNWLVRRDLLNVERGGVLMGIVNVTPDSFSDGGRFHTLERAVSHARELERQGALILDIGGESTRPGAAEVSVEEELDRVLPVVRELRPCTEAVISVDTRHAAVADAVLEAGADVINDISGLREEGMAELCAAARCGVVVMHMQGTPETMQKAPSYGDVVREVRGYFEERYDFLLARGLAPEQICWDPGIGFGKTVEHNLALLSNMDKLQVADRPVLLGLSRKRMLGSILGGAEQGRAPLSTAVMTVWGHLHGAGIHRVHDVEECARALRLVQAAEPFVR from the coding sequence ATGAACTGGCTTGTAAGGCGAGACCTATTGAATGTGGAGCGCGGAGGCGTGCTGATGGGAATAGTGAACGTTACCCCGGATTCCTTTTCCGACGGAGGGCGGTTCCATACGCTGGAACGTGCCGTCTCCCATGCGCGGGAGCTTGAACGGCAGGGGGCTCTGATTCTGGATATAGGAGGGGAATCCACCAGGCCGGGGGCTGCGGAGGTTTCCGTGGAGGAGGAGCTGGACCGGGTGCTTCCCGTGGTGCGGGAACTGCGCCCGTGCACGGAGGCCGTGATTTCCGTGGATACGCGCCATGCCGCGGTGGCTGACGCCGTGCTGGAAGCCGGAGCGGATGTGATCAATGATATTTCCGGATTGCGGGAGGAGGGAATGGCGGAACTGTGTGCCGCGGCGCGCTGCGGCGTAGTGGTAATGCACATGCAGGGAACGCCGGAGACGATGCAGAAAGCGCCTTCCTATGGGGACGTGGTGCGGGAGGTGCGCGGCTATTTTGAGGAGCGTTATGATTTTCTGCTGGCGCGCGGGCTTGCTCCGGAACAGATTTGCTGGGATCCCGGCATTGGCTTCGGCAAGACGGTGGAACACAATCTGGCCCTGCTGTCCAATATGGACAAGCTTCAGGTAGCGGACCGTCCGGTGCTGCTGGGCCTTTCCCGCAAGCGCATGCTGGGTTCCATTCTGGGGGGGGCGGAGCAGGGGCGCGCCCCGCTGAGCACCGCCGTGATGACAGTGTGGGGCCATTTGCACGGCGCCGGCATCCACCGTGTCCATGACGTGGAGGAGTGCGCCCGCGCCCTGCGGCTTGTGCAGGCCGCTGAACCGTTTGTCCGCTGA
- the ispG gene encoding (E)-4-hydroxy-3-methylbut-2-enyl-diphosphate synthase, which produces MQSSYCPSPYRYTRRVTREVMVGNVGVGGSNPIRVQSMLTSDTRDTDACVKEALELAAAGCEIIRLTAQTKAYAANLENISRELRAAGCHVPLVADIHFKPDAAMEAAKWVEKIRINPGNFIDKKKFEVREYSDAEYNEELERLREEFTPLVLFCREHGRAMRIGSNHGSLSDRILNRFGDTPEGMVESAIEFARIARDLDYHSLVFSMKASNVKVMVAAYRLLVERLNALGPDWNYPIHLGVTEAGGGEDGRIKSAVGIGSLLMDGIGDTLRVSLTEDAVREVPVAYRLSNPFQPSERSDDPVSSFPEPELGYDPLKFSKRQGGLAMCYGVRLGWDQPVRVVVPDAGFYALQTEREAMGDMMPELAYGQLDAIEVDPRCDDDLEPLKELAEPSIVTVKNGLDMEPVHAFRLLASRMEDRHLILLKDTLVPGSVSDEDVPLVAARNIGSLLSDGVGDALLIQGESDPRLASFLGFNILQATGTRLTRADYVSCPSCGRTLYDIQEATARIRKATEHLKGVKIAVMGCIVNGPGEMADADFGYVGGAPNKINLYVKHTPVKFNIPQEEAVEQLVDLIKEYGRWVDPK; this is translated from the coding sequence ATGCAGTCTTCCTATTGTCCGAGTCCTTATCGATATACGCGCCGCGTGACCCGGGAGGTCATGGTGGGGAATGTGGGGGTGGGCGGTTCCAATCCCATCCGGGTCCAGTCCATGCTGACGTCTGATACGCGGGATACGGACGCCTGCGTGAAGGAGGCTCTGGAACTGGCCGCCGCCGGGTGCGAGATTATCCGCCTGACGGCCCAGACCAAGGCGTATGCCGCCAATCTGGAAAATATTTCCCGTGAATTGCGCGCCGCGGGGTGCCATGTGCCGCTGGTGGCTGATATTCATTTCAAGCCGGATGCCGCGATGGAGGCCGCCAAATGGGTAGAGAAGATACGCATTAATCCCGGCAATTTCATCGACAAGAAGAAGTTTGAAGTGCGGGAGTATTCGGACGCGGAATATAACGAGGAGCTGGAACGCCTGCGGGAGGAGTTTACTCCCCTGGTGCTGTTTTGCCGGGAACATGGGCGGGCCATGCGCATCGGGTCCAACCACGGTTCCCTGTCCGACCGCATTTTGAATCGCTTTGGAGATACCCCGGAGGGGATGGTGGAGAGCGCAATTGAGTTTGCCCGGATTGCCCGTGACCTGGATTACCATTCCCTGGTGTTTTCCATGAAGGCCTCCAACGTGAAGGTGATGGTGGCTGCCTACCGCCTGCTGGTGGAGCGCCTGAATGCGCTGGGCCCGGACTGGAATTATCCCATTCATCTTGGGGTGACGGAAGCCGGCGGTGGGGAAGATGGCCGCATCAAGAGTGCGGTGGGCATCGGCTCCCTGCTGATGGACGGGATTGGGGATACCCTGCGCGTCTCCCTGACGGAGGACGCCGTGCGGGAAGTTCCAGTGGCTTACCGCCTGTCCAATCCGTTCCAGCCGTCGGAACGTTCCGATGATCCCGTTTCTTCTTTTCCTGAACCTGAACTGGGGTACGATCCCCTGAAGTTTTCCAAAAGGCAGGGGGGACTGGCGATGTGCTACGGCGTGCGCCTGGGCTGGGACCAGCCCGTGCGGGTGGTTGTGCCGGATGCCGGGTTTTACGCCCTCCAGACGGAACGGGAGGCGATGGGGGACATGATGCCGGAACTGGCTTATGGCCAGTTGGATGCCATTGAGGTGGACCCCCGGTGCGACGATGACCTTGAGCCTCTGAAAGAATTGGCGGAGCCGTCCATTGTCACCGTAAAGAACGGCCTGGATATGGAACCCGTGCATGCCTTCCGCTTGCTGGCGTCCCGCATGGAAGACAGGCATCTGATTCTGCTGAAGGATACGCTTGTTCCCGGTTCCGTTTCCGATGAAGATGTGCCGCTGGTGGCTGCGCGCAATATCGGCTCCCTGCTGAGCGACGGCGTTGGGGATGCGTTGCTGATTCAGGGAGAATCTGATCCGCGTCTGGCTTCCTTCCTGGGATTCAATATTTTACAGGCTACCGGAACGCGCCTGACCCGGGCGGATTATGTTTCCTGCCCGTCCTGCGGGCGCACCCTTTACGATATTCAGGAGGCTACCGCCCGCATCCGGAAGGCCACGGAGCATTTGAAGGGCGTGAAGATTGCCGTGATGGGGTGCATTGTGAACGGTCCCGGTGAAATGGCGGATGCCGATTTCGGTTATGTGGGCGGCGCGCCGAACAAGATTAACCTGTACGTGAAGCACACGCCCGTCAAGTTTAACATTCCCCAGGAGGAGGCCGTGGAGCAGCTGGTGGACCTGATCAAGGAATACGGACGGTGGGTGGACCCCAAGTGA